The window CGAACTGTTCGGCCGGCACGGGCGGCGAGAACAGATAGCCCTGGAACTCGTCGCAGCCGAGGCTGCTGAGATAGGCGAGTTGCTCGGCCGTCTCCACGCCTTCCGCGATCACGCGATGCCGGAGCTGCTTGGCCATGCTGACGATGGCGCCGGCGATGGCGCAATCGTTGGCGTCGTCCGGGATGCCGGTGACGAACGAGCGGTCGATCTTCAGTGTATCGATGGGAAAGCGCTTCAGATAGGAAAGGCTCGAAAAGCCCGTGCCGAAGTCGTCCAGCGAGAGGTTGACGCCCAGATTGGCCAGTTCGTGCATCATGGCGATGACCCCCTCGGTGCTGTTGGTCAGCATGCTCTCGGTGATCTCCAGTTCCAGCCATTCGGGCGGCAGATGATGGTGCCGCAGCACCGCCAGCATGCGCTGGCTCAATGCGGGCGCGAATTCGCGGGCGGAAAGGTTGACGGCCAGCTTGGTCTGCGGCAGGCCGGCCTTGCGCCATTGGTTGGCCTGGGCGCAAGCCGCGTCGAGGACCCAGGCGCCGACCTGGACCACCAAGCCGCTTTCCTCCGCCACGGGGATGAATTCGCCCGGCGGCACCATGCCCTGTTCCGGGTGGCGCCAGCGCACCAGCGCCTCGGCGCCGGTGATGCGGCCGCTGGCGATATCCACCTTCGGCTGATAGTGCAGCACCAGCTCGTCGTTCTCGATGGCGCGGCGCAAGCCGCTTTCGATCTTGAGGCGGTCGAGCGCCTTCTGGTTCATCTCCCGGCTGTAGTGGGCATAGCTGTCCTGGCTGCTTTGCTTGGCGCGGTACATGGCGATGTCGGCCAGACGCAGCAGCGTCTCAGTATCCGAGCCGTCCTGGGGGTAGATGCTGATGCCGATGGCGGCGCCGAGCTTGAGTTCATGTCCGTCGATCCGGAAAGGCGCGTCGAAGGTCGCCAGCAGCTTATGGGCGACGATGCCGGCATGCTCGCGCC is drawn from Candidatus Nitricoxidivorans perseverans and contains these coding sequences:
- a CDS encoding EAL domain-containing protein, which codes for MAGGGDDLRRCAELQRELSDVRAELDRVTAEYARALASVREQVEMLDHIHESVIVMDLVGYITHWNKGAERMFGYTQEEAVGRNILFLYADENGGDEGLHDAFLEGGSREMEVRRRKKSGEVFWASLQLSLIRGDDGQPTGLIGYLSDITERKRTEDRIHHLAYYDALTGLPNRSLFFKLVDQALVEAQRNRMHGALLFIDLNRFKPINDTLGHSIGDLLLQQIGARLRASLRNEDVVARLGGDEFVVALFDIARREHAGIVAHKLLATFDAPFRIDGHELKLGAAIGISIYPQDGSDTETLLRLADIAMYRAKQSSQDSYAHYSREMNQKALDRLKIESGLRRAIENDELVLHYQPKVDIASGRITGAEALVRWRHPEQGMVPPGEFIPVAEESGLVVQVGAWVLDAACAQANQWRKAGLPQTKLAVNLSAREFAPALSQRMLAVLRHHHLPPEWLELEITESMLTNSTEGVIAMMHELANLGVNLSLDDFGTGFSSLSYLKRFPIDTLKIDRSFVTGIPDDANDCAIAGAIVSMAKQLRHRVIAEGVETAEQLAYLSSLGCDEFQGYLFSPPVPAEQFEAMLREGRRFTAPS